Below is a window of Bacteroidales bacterium DNA.
AAACATAACCTGTTTACAGGCATAGCAACAGATATTTTTCTTAATACACGTAATTCGGATATTGACTATCGTAATTTCGTATTTGATGGTTGGGTGTCATTGGCTTGGGTCTCTAAATATAGCTTTGATATCGGAAAATTATATGGCGAAACTCAATTTTCACTGCCTTTAGTTTCGGCGGTAGTTACCCAAAATTATGTAAACAACTCAAGACATTTAATCTACTTTGCAAGTTTCAATAATTCATTCAAAATAGATACACAAACATCTATGTATTATAGATTAAACAAAAGACATTCTATTGGATTAAAATATAAATGGAATTTCTATAGTCTCGACATCAACAAACAGATAATAAACGGTGTCAACTATTACTTAATAACGTATAAATACAATATTTAGAGAATATGAAGCAAAAAATTCAATTATTATTTATTTTTTCATTTTTCTTAATTGGTTGTGAAAAAGTATTTATGCCTGAAACAAAATCAGATAACATATCTGTTTTTGAGGAAGTTTATGAAGTAGCCAAAGCTAATTATGTGTTTTTTGAGTACAAACAAATCAACTGGGATTCAATCTATTTAGAATTTCAACCAGAAATCACAAATGATATGTCGGAAGAAGACTTTTTTATCGTGCTTTCCGCTTTTGTAAATAAGTTGGAAGATACGCATACGAGAATAATTTGGAATAATAAAAGCATTGGATATGATTTTACAAATAACGCCAATGCTAATTTTGATAAAGAATTACTCTTTGAAAAGTATTTGAAGGATGATTATTTGACGGCGGGTGTAGTTTTATACAAAAAATTAAACGATGTAGGATATGTATATATTCCTAATTTTTGGTATGGCAATGAACATGAGAAGTTTAATGATATTTTAAACTATTTTAGAGACACAAAAGGAATTATTGTTGATATTAGAGACAACGGAGGAGGGCACAATATGTCAGGAATGGAAATCGCGAGACATTTTGTTACCAAAAAAACTTTAGTAGCAAAATGGTATTATAAAACGGGAACAAGCTATAACAGTTTTTCTGAAAAATATGAGTCTTATATTGAGCCGTCAAACGAAACCATATACACTAACAATGTAATGCTTTTAGTTAATAGAGAGGTTTATAGTGCTGCGAATGATTTTACAAATACTATGAATCAAATACCAAGTGTTACTTTAATTGGAGATACAACAGGAGGTGGAGGCGGAATTCCAAGAATGTATATACTACAAAATGGATGGAAAATAAATATTTCAGATACATATAGTACAGACCCTTTTGACTTTAACGTTGAACACGGAATAGCTCCTGATATTTTTATTGAAATGGACACTTTAAATACTGAAGTTGACGAAATAATTGAAAGAGCTATACAAGAGTTAAATAAATAAAACGACATGAATAATAAAATACATACGATTACAATTTTCAATGCTCGAATTATCGGAGTACTCTTTCTATTGGCTTTCTTAGTCTATGGTGTTGGAAGCCAATTGTTTGTAAGTGCCAACAATACCGAAAAATATTTAGGAGCATTGCTAATTATCGCCAATTCGGTAATGGTTCTATTTATCGGGATTTTATTGAGGAAAACGTTGATTCTATACAATCCAACAGTTAGCAATATTTATCTTTTTACAAGAATCATTGAAGCGTTAGCACTTGCATCAGTGCTTTTAAACGTAAGCGCATTAAACGATTTGGGATATATTCTTGCGATGTTAGTTTTAGGAATTGGCAGTATTCCAATGTGTTTGACACTGTATAAGCATAAAATCACACCATCTTGGTTAGCAATTTGGGGAGCTGTAGGTTATGCAATTTTCGCCTTTGGCTTTCTGATGGAGCTATTTGGAAAAGAGTGGAGCATGTATCTTCTCGGTCCAGGTGGATTGTGGGAAGTGGTTTTCGCAATTTGGTTAATTATTAAAGGAAGTAAAAATATAAAACCAACTACTCGTTAATAAATAGTTGATTATTAGGTAATAATATTATAAAAACTTAATTAATAGGAAAATAGAACAATGAAAAACAGTGAACGAGTAATCTGGGGAATACTATTAACGGCAATAGTATTTCTAATATCAGCATTTCTTGGCGGAAAAATAGAAATCAACAATGAATTTATTCCTAAATCCTTTGGCGGGAAAACTCTTATGCTAATACTTTCAATAGCATTGATTTGGGGTTTAAAAAAGTATGTGAATTATAAAATCTCGGTGCCAAAGTTCAAAAAAACATTAAAACCCATGTTATTTGGATTCTTGGCTGCTATAGTAGTTGTTGCTATTTTTTCAGTTATTGAAATAAGCATAAAAGGCGAATCGGAAACACATTACGCATTTGACGTGATGTCTCCATTACAGATTTTCCTTTTCGTATTTATCTATTCAAGTATTGTTGAAGAGGTTCTATTTCGTGGCTTTCTTCAAAATATATTAAATCCACTGAAAGACAAAGGATTTAAAATTTTTAAAAGACATATTAGCGTACCTGTAATAATTGGTGCTGCTGCATTTAGCTTAGTGCATTTGAATTTAATATCAACAGATAAAGGTGCTTTCTTCATGGTTAAAACCCTTGTTTCTGCATTTGCTGTTGGAATAATTGCCGGTTATTATCAGGAGAAATATAATAACAATGCGTATGCAATTCTTGTCCACATGGGTGGTAATATCATGGGATTAATAGCGGCATTATTCATGAGTTTAAATCTTCAATAATTGTATTTGATACGATTTGCATATATTAAGTGATTGATTTTTAGATAATAACAATATTAAAGTCTAATAAATAGGAGAATAGAACAATGAAAAACAGCGAACGAGTTATTTGGGGAATATTATTAACAGTAATAGTATTTCTAATATCAGCATTTCTTGGCGGAAAAATCCAAATCGACAATGAATTTATTCCCGAATCCTTTGGAGGTGACACACTTAGACTGCTATTTTCAATCGCTTTGATTTGTGGTTTAAAAAAGTATGTGAATTATAAAATCTCGGTGCCAAAGTTCAAAAAGACTTTAAAACCAATGCTGTTCGGGTTTTTGGCAGCTGTATTAGTCAATGGTCTTATTACTGTTATAGGGAATAATTTAGGAATCGCAGCAGAATCACATTATGCTTTTGATGTGATGTCCCCATTACAATTTTTTCTTTTTATATTTATCTATGCAAGTATAGAGGAAGAAGTTTTGTTTCGTGGATTTCTTCAAAATATATTACATCCGTTGAAAAAGAAAGGGTTAAAAATATTTAAAAGGCATATTAGCGTGCCTGTAATTATTGGCGCTATTATGTTTAGCGCAGCGCATTTAGGCTTAATCGCAACAGGTGCTGGTACTTTCTTCATAGTTAGAACTCTTATTTTCACATTTACTCTTGGATTAATTGCCGGTTATTATCAGGAGAAATATAATAACAATGCGTATGCAATTCTTGTCCATATGGCAGGTAATTTCATGGGATTAATGGGGATATTATATATGAGCTTAAATCTTCAATAATAAGTGATAGGTTTTAAATAATAGCGATATAAAAACTTGACAAACAGGAGAATAGAACAATGAAAAATAGTGAACGAATTATTTTGGGATTGCTATTAACGGCAATAGTATTTCTAATATCAACTTTTGCGGGCAAAAATTTTAGCTTGAATTCTGAATGTATACCTGATTCTTTTATAACTAATACAGTTATGTTGATTCTTTCAATTGGTTTGATTTGGGGTTTAAAGAAGCATGTAAAATATAAAGTCTCACTCCCTAAGTTTAAAAAAACATTAAGACCTATATTGTTCGGACTGTTGGGAGCAATGGTAGTCAATATTATTATGTCGATTGTAGAAATAGCAATGGGAGTCAAAAATATTGAATCACACTCTGCACATTCTACGTTGTCACCGTTACAGTTTTTTATCTTTATATTTATTTGTACACCTATTGCAGAAGAAGTACTGTTTCGTGGTTTTCTTCAGAATATATTAAAACCATTGAAAGTTAAAGGGATAAAAATTTTTAAAAGACATATTAGTGTCCCTGTGATTATCAGTGCGGTTGCATTTGCATTAGTACATTTAATTATAATAACATCAGGCTCAGGCTCTCTTTTCGTGATTAGGACATTAGTTTTAACCACAACTATTGGCTTGATAGCCGGTTATTATCAGGAAAAATATGATAATAACGCCTATGCGATTCTTGTCCACATAGCAGTTAACTTTTGGGGTTTAGCAGCTGTGTTATTAGCGTCTTTAGCTAAATTAAGTTTCTAATTTTGAGCGAAGTAATAAGTCAGACATCTCTTAATCGATAAAAATAAGTAGGCTAATATGGAGAAGGAAATATCGAATCAACTAACAATTATTGGAGCAGGAATAGCTGGACTATCAGCAGGCATATATGCACAAAAGAGGGGCTTTCAATGCACAATTTACGAGCAACACTATTTGCCAGGTGGTAACTGCACAAGTTGGAAACGAAAAGGGTATCTTTTTGAAGGAGGGCTACATTGGCTAACCGGTTCGAGAAAAGATTTGCCACTTTATAAGGAGTGGGTTTACTTAGGAGCTATTTCTCCTTCAACAGTAATCCACAATCGAGAAGCTTTTATATCATGTATCTATGACCAACAAATAATATCTTTTTATACGAATCCTGAACGCCTAAGAGATCATTTATTGGAGATATCGCCTGTTGACGAAAAAGTAATCAGAAAATTATACAAACAAATACGCCGTTTTTCAGGCATCGTGATGCCTATATTTGATGTGCCGGGAGTTAAATTAAAAGAGCGATCTTCAAAACTATATTTATGGAAAATGCTTTTCACGGTGTTAAGATTATCACCTTTTGGAAAGATTTCTGCGAAAGAATATGCAAAAAGTTTTAAGCATCCGGCTATTCGTCTGATGCTTGAGGAAGTCGCAGGGGCTGAAAATAAAGCCAGTCACATGTTGACACTATTAGCGAGTGTCTGTTCCGGTGATGGTGGATATCCAGAGGGAGGCTCTACTGAAATGGCTAAACGTATGGCTACATATTTTGAAAAATTGGGTGGAAAAATTTATTACTCAAGTAACGTTGAAAAAATTCATTTGGAACAAAATAAAGTTTGCTCAATCACAGTCAATGGAAAGTCGGTAACCGCCTCTCAATTGATAGTCACAAATGATACCAGAGAAGCAATTGATACACTATTTGAAACCCCATTGAATGAGCCTTGGTGCCATAAGATGCGACAAGACACAAAGCCTGTTATATGTACTTTTGTAAGCGTAGGTCTAAAAAAAGATTGGAGTCATCTTCCTTCCAATTTTCTTATTCCGTTAACTGAATCGCTTTCATTCGGCGATTTTTCGTACAAAAGTCTCTTTTTAAACAACTATGCTTCTTATCCGAATTATGCTCCGTCTGGTTGTACCGCACTCACTTGTATTTTGTTTGGCGATAGCTATGATTACTGGAAAAAAGCAAAAGATGATGGAAGTTACTCTGAAAAAAAGGAAACTCTGGCTGAAAAGTTTGCTCATGTGTTAACAACTCATTTTCAGCTAAGTCGTGATGAGATTGAGATTATTGATATTGCAACGCCACTTACATTCGAGAGATATTGTGGAACATATCACGGTTCGTGGATGACAATTGATCAGGTTGGAAAAAAAGCAGCTATTTATCCAATTAAGCCAGAAACAATATCAAATCTTTACTTTGCAGGTCAACGAATCATGTCGCCAGGAGGCACTCCGGTAGCCCTATTGACTGGTCGTCAGGCTGTGCAATATCTTTGCAAGGATAATAATATACCATTTTAAAAAATAGGAAGTGATTTATGAAAAAAAGAAATAAAATTCTAATAGTAATCGGAATAGTTGTACTAGCAGTTATAATTTTTGTTGCAGTTTTTGCATACAGAAATTTGAATTACGACTATCTAAATGAGAAGTTTTTAGTTAAAAAGGGATATAAATTAGGCTTTACCGAGAATATTGCCAAATTACCCGATGGCTCCGAAATTTATTATATAGAGGGTCCCGACAACGGTCCAAAACTTCTTTTGCTTCACGGTCAGCAGGTTAACTGCTACGATTACGCTAAAGTATTACCAAAACTGTCAAAAGAATTTCATGTTTTTGCCCTTGATTATTATGGACACGGGAAATCATCAAAAAATCCCGACAAGTATAATGCCGCAGAAATAGGAGATGATATAGTTTGGTTTATCGAAAATATTATAAGGGAAAAAGTTTATATATCAGGTCATTCGTCGGGAGCCTTGCTTGCTGCTTATGTTTCCGCTAAAGCACCCGACAATATTATAGCTTCTGTTTTAGAAGATGGTCCTTTCTTTTCAACACTTCCCGAGAGAGCGGAAAAAACAATTGCATG
It encodes the following:
- a CDS encoding S41 family peptidase, with protein sequence MKQKIQLLFIFSFFLIGCEKVFMPETKSDNISVFEEVYEVAKANYVFFEYKQINWDSIYLEFQPEITNDMSEEDFFIVLSAFVNKLEDTHTRIIWNNKSIGYDFTNNANANFDKELLFEKYLKDDYLTAGVVLYKKLNDVGYVYIPNFWYGNEHEKFNDILNYFRDTKGIIVDIRDNGGGHNMSGMEIARHFVTKKTLVAKWYYKTGTSYNSFSEKYESYIEPSNETIYTNNVMLLVNREVYSAANDFTNTMNQIPSVTLIGDTTGGGGGIPRMYILQNGWKINISDTYSTDPFDFNVEHGIAPDIFIEMDTLNTEVDEIIERAIQELNK
- a CDS encoding DUF4386 domain-containing protein; amino-acid sequence: MNNKIHTITIFNARIIGVLFLLAFLVYGVGSQLFVSANNTEKYLGALLIIANSVMVLFIGILLRKTLILYNPTVSNIYLFTRIIEALALASVLLNVSALNDLGYILAMLVLGIGSIPMCLTLYKHKITPSWLAIWGAVGYAIFAFGFLMELFGKEWSMYLLGPGGLWEVVFAIWLIIKGSKNIKPTTR
- a CDS encoding CPBP family intramembrane metalloprotease encodes the protein MKNSERVIWGILLTAIVFLISAFLGGKIEINNEFIPKSFGGKTLMLILSIALIWGLKKYVNYKISVPKFKKTLKPMLFGFLAAIVVVAIFSVIEISIKGESETHYAFDVMSPLQIFLFVFIYSSIVEEVLFRGFLQNILNPLKDKGFKIFKRHISVPVIIGAAAFSLVHLNLISTDKGAFFMVKTLVSAFAVGIIAGYYQEKYNNNAYAILVHMGGNIMGLIAALFMSLNLQ
- a CDS encoding CPBP family intramembrane metalloprotease translates to MKNSERVIWGILLTVIVFLISAFLGGKIQIDNEFIPESFGGDTLRLLFSIALICGLKKYVNYKISVPKFKKTLKPMLFGFLAAVLVNGLITVIGNNLGIAAESHYAFDVMSPLQFFLFIFIYASIEEEVLFRGFLQNILHPLKKKGLKIFKRHISVPVIIGAIMFSAAHLGLIATGAGTFFIVRTLIFTFTLGLIAGYYQEKYNNNAYAILVHMAGNFMGLMGILYMSLNLQ
- a CDS encoding CPBP family intramembrane metalloprotease — translated: MKNSERIILGLLLTAIVFLISTFAGKNFSLNSECIPDSFITNTVMLILSIGLIWGLKKHVKYKVSLPKFKKTLRPILFGLLGAMVVNIIMSIVEIAMGVKNIESHSAHSTLSPLQFFIFIFICTPIAEEVLFRGFLQNILKPLKVKGIKIFKRHISVPVIISAVAFALVHLIIITSGSGSLFVIRTLVLTTTIGLIAGYYQEKYDNNAYAILVHIAVNFWGLAAVLLASLAKLSF
- a CDS encoding NAD(P)/FAD-dependent oxidoreductase — translated: MEKEISNQLTIIGAGIAGLSAGIYAQKRGFQCTIYEQHYLPGGNCTSWKRKGYLFEGGLHWLTGSRKDLPLYKEWVYLGAISPSTVIHNREAFISCIYDQQIISFYTNPERLRDHLLEISPVDEKVIRKLYKQIRRFSGIVMPIFDVPGVKLKERSSKLYLWKMLFTVLRLSPFGKISAKEYAKSFKHPAIRLMLEEVAGAENKASHMLTLLASVCSGDGGYPEGGSTEMAKRMATYFEKLGGKIYYSSNVEKIHLEQNKVCSITVNGKSVTASQLIVTNDTREAIDTLFETPLNEPWCHKMRQDTKPVICTFVSVGLKKDWSHLPSNFLIPLTESLSFGDFSYKSLFLNNYASYPNYAPSGCTALTCILFGDSYDYWKKAKDDGSYSEKKETLAEKFAHVLTTHFQLSRDEIEIIDIATPLTFERYCGTYHGSWMTIDQVGKKAAIYPIKPETISNLYFAGQRIMSPGGTPVALLTGRQAVQYLCKDNNIPF